Genomic segment of Myxococcaceae bacterium JPH2:
CACCGAGTGTCCGGACCTGCTGCCCACCCTGGCCGCCCTGGCCTGCGTGCTACCGGAGCCCTCCACGCTGACGGACGTGGGCATCCTCCGGGTCAAGGAGAGCGACCGCCTGGAGGGCATCCGCACCCTGGTGTCGGCCTACGGAGGCACCACGCAGCTGGAGGGGGAACGCCTGCGCATCTTCCCTCCGGCCGCCCCACCCGAGCGGTTCGCGGTGGACAGCCGTGGAGATCACCGGCTCGCCATGACGGCCGCGACACTGGGCATCCTGTCGGGCGCTTCCTTGGAGCTGACCGGCCCCGAGTGTGTGGAGAAGAGCTTCCCGGGGTTCTGGAGACAGCTCACGCGGCTCGGGGTCCGTATTTCCTGAGCCCCGAGCGGAGCCATCAGTGTCACCCTCACCGACTTATCGTTCTTTTTTGTTGAAAGCTTCGAGCGCACTGTGAAATCTCCCGCCATGCCCAAGGACACGCTGACGATCACCGACAATCGGACAGGGAAGACGTACGAGGTCCCGGTCGAGAACGGCTGTATCCGCACCAACGCCCTGCGACAGATCAAAGTCAGTGACGAAGACTTCGGTCTGATGGGCTACGACCCCGCGTTCCTCAATACGGCGAACTGTAAGAGCGCCATCACCTTCATCGATGGCGACAAGGGCATCCTGGAGTATCGCGGATACCCCATCGAGCAGCTGGCCGAGAAGTCCAGCTACCTGGAGGTCGCGTACCTCCTGCTCAACGGTGAGCTGCCCACCCAGAAGGAGCTGGATCAGTTCACCCACCTCGTCACGCACCACACCTACGTGCACGAGAACATCAAGTCCTTCATGGACGGGTTCCGCTACGACGCGCACCCCATGTCCATGCTGGCCTCCACGGTGGCGGCGCTCTCCGGCTTCTACCCGGACGCCAAGCACACCAAGGATGAGATGAGCCGCCGCATCCAGATCACCCGGCTCATCGCGAAGATGCCCACCATCGCCGCGTTCTCCTACCGGCACACGATGGGCCTTCCGTACATCTACCCGGACAACGACCTGTCCTACGTCGCCAACTTCCTGGCGATGATCAAGCGCATCGGCACCACGACCTACAAGGTCCACCCGGTGCTGGAGCGCGCGCTGGACGTGCTCTTCATCCTCCACGCGGACCACGAGCAGAACTGCTCCACCACGTCGGTGCGCACGGTGGGCTCGTCCGAGGTGGATCCGTACTCGGCGGTGAGCGCGGGCATCGGCGCCCTCTACGGCCCGCTGCACGGCGGCGCCAACGAGGCGGTGCTGCGCATGCTCCGCGAGATCGGCCACATCTCCAAGGTCCCGGACTTCATCAAGTCCGTGAAGAGCGGCGAGGGCGAGAAGAAGCTGATGGGCTTCGGCCACCGCGTCTACAAGTCCTACGATCCGCGCGCCAAGGTCATCAAGCGCGTGGCGGACGAGGTCTTCGAGGTCACGGGCAAGAACCCGCTGCTCGAGATCGCCCTGGAGCTGGAGCGCATCGCCCTGCAGGACGAGTACTTCGTGAAGCGGAAGCTGTACCCGAACGTCGACTTCTACTCGGGCCTCATCTACGAAGCGATGGGCTTCCAGGTGGAGATGTTCCCGGTGCTGTTCGCCATCCCCCGCACGGTGGGCTGGTGCGCGCAGTGGGAGGAGATGGTGAAGGATCCGGAGCAGAAGATCGCCCGGCCGCGCCAGGTGTTCACCGGCTCCAAGCGCCGCGACTACGTCGCGATGAACGCGCGCACCGCCAAGTAGTCTTGGCGAAGTCAGTCCACGCGAAGTCCGCGTGACGCATGAGGGGCGAGGAACCCAAGCGGGTTCCCGCCCCTTCTGCTTTGCGGGCCCGCCTCAGTCGTGTCCGGGCGCGTGCGCGCCGTCCGCGTAGAGCGACTCAATCAGGGCGGCGTACTTCTGCTCCACGGCCTTGCGACGCACCTTGAGGGTGGGCGTCATCTCGCCGCTCTCGACGGTGAAGTCCTGGGGCAGCACGACGAAGCGCTTGATGGTCTCGAAGCGGGAGAGCTTCGGGTTGACCTCGCGCTCGATGCCTTCGTGGATGAGCGCGTGCAGCCGCGCATCCTGCACGAGCGCCTCCGGCGCCTCCGTCCAACCCTGCGCCTTGGCAACTCCGG
This window contains:
- a CDS encoding citrate synthase — translated: MPKDTLTITDNRTGKTYEVPVENGCIRTNALRQIKVSDEDFGLMGYDPAFLNTANCKSAITFIDGDKGILEYRGYPIEQLAEKSSYLEVAYLLLNGELPTQKELDQFTHLVTHHTYVHENIKSFMDGFRYDAHPMSMLASTVAALSGFYPDAKHTKDEMSRRIQITRLIAKMPTIAAFSYRHTMGLPYIYPDNDLSYVANFLAMIKRIGTTTYKVHPVLERALDVLFILHADHEQNCSTTSVRTVGSSEVDPYSAVSAGIGALYGPLHGGANEAVLRMLREIGHISKVPDFIKSVKSGEGEKKLMGFGHRVYKSYDPRAKVIKRVADEVFEVTGKNPLLEIALELERIALQDEYFVKRKLYPNVDFYSGLIYEAMGFQVEMFPVLFAIPRTVGWCAQWEEMVKDPEQKIARPRQVFTGSKRRDYVAMNARTAK